Genomic window (Phragmites australis chromosome 5, lpPhrAust1.1, whole genome shotgun sequence):
AGGATGCATGCATCGTGCTCGGAGATAAGGTACCTACTTAGGCCCCTTGATCGCTTTGTAGTTGCTTCCGATGTTGAAAGACCGCATCTTTGAAAGTCATGTACTTCTCAATGCATTGATCGTGAAGTATGGTGCTACGTACTGTGATATGTCATTGCCACACATGTCCCTACAAGCGGCTAAGACACACGAGCACGGGATATGAtacagttttggcttattgcatgtccACTTCACCTTGTGAGGCCCAAGTTAACATTACTGCACGATGTCCcctgcgctataccctgaagcatactaCATATAgcggcacatgacctcaaattcattgCTGGTCAGGTTGTAAATCCTCGTCCGATGAACAtgtgccttgttcctccttctggatatgatttcctccaccctAAGTGCAAACCGCGTGATGCAATTCATAGCAatattaccacggtctcgaaagtagtctgCCGTTTCATAGAATGtaagctcaatgatggcacacaatgggagGCCCTGTACTCCCTTTAAGATATTGTTGAAcacctccgctatgttcgttgtcatgatggtgtacctaacatgggatataataattttagaaggcctatttgcataagaaatggtacaatatgatcatttaaattatATGTGCTAACCAGGCACTGtaagtgtcatggattagggcctaACGCTCCGtcggcttccccgctatccactggctaaacgtagcacgtgaacggctaacgatagtttgtccCACAACCATTTGCGTTCGCAGATGGTCTTTCTGTGCTTGCtgatctgccatcatcttgcaaGTGATCTTATTTAACTATCTTCATATATCGTTGAACTTCGCCTACTggtatctcgttgaacttcgcctaCTGGTTCTacagacacaaccctttgaatctctttacaagagacttgctgcaataccttgtgtacaggttcgctcCAAAGTGTCGCATGCATCATCTTCTCTCCACGTTAAGCCATGCAATAGAGTtatttgtgctatcatgcagcacgtccaatgtatgcagaaggcccttgttgcagtctgagatgatacaaacttgtttcatattttccacgacacgtgtcctcactaaagtgaggaaccacaaccagctaTTATTGTTCTCACTCTTAACTATTGCAAAggtgagaggaatgatctgattatttgcatccgcctTAATGAGAGTatcatggtacttgccgctcaTAAATGTGacatccacacatacaaccaACCTGCAATGTCTCAAagctttgatgcattatctaaaggatcagaataacctaatgaggtatcggtcagtggtgctgcatgacccatcctctagctgGATCGGTTCATCCGCCATGGTCCACTAAGTCACTGAATTCATCATGGTaatcttctgcagtagcctCAGAGGATAGTTGTAAGACCCCTCGAAGCTTTCAAATAGCATCTTCGACGCCTTTTGTTTCGCTCGCCATGCGGTGTGgcaattgatcagcatacccgtcttagtctgcacctcctccataatagaTTTTAGCGATAAACAAATGTTTGTGCCAACAAAAGTGATGgagagttgggctatgaaccttgcatcaattGCGTGACTCACATTTCTAGTAGCCTCTTcattgcatgtatgtggggtgcgTCTACTGATTATAAAATAGTTATCATATTTCGGCATATGTACTCGTATGAAGTAAGGataattcgggtgcttgatacatcTGGTCTCATACtctgtagggttagaccggacgcacttgtggtcccttcttatcattacaacatagttgctaataaagtggatagCCTCCCCCTATTACAaaactgttgcccgacctgGATGTCACTATTCTGTTATCCCCaattagataaggtgttatactcaataaTGGCATAATCCAGTAGCCTAGCACCacaaaagtactggatcgcAGGCACCGGATCATCGTTGTCAATAATTTCTTCATCCCCGCTCACATCaacttcatcatccatgcattcTGCATCTACCTAAGAAGGgcccactctagctccctctacCAAAATTGACATACTCTCCATCCTCTTTATACATCACCTGCTATcctgatccttccacggtagtcactgcatcaccttacACCAGttgtgacactatgtttacgtacacccctaTATCAAAATTCTCCACCAATGACTTACGTGAGTATAAAGCTCAtacgttgttccttctcatctcgaataaTGTATAGACAAtgaccgagctatttggaacaagtCGTGATagcacaccctctaggacaacaatATGAGATTGCTGGTTCACATGCAAAaagctcataacatgtgattttaggCCATCCAGAtcattaggtacctcaaccgaactctctatgtgctaacagttctgaattgttacgagccttCTGTGCAAAACTGCGGGACATTCTCtgtaataaatatgaaaagacatactgtatctgctaaacaaaggtacatCTAATAAATAAATACTTAGATGTATTTACGATACGCAACTAATTACACCccttaataaataataaataaattaacaatgcaaattaaatagtactatacttaacaatgctaaatatttaagcaattaacaatgctaattaaatcatgaatattgaattaaaataatatGAAAGTTATATTGACTAAATATTAATGTCATTATACattgacttcaaaactattttggAAACTAGTTTTGCTAGGTTTCTTTACACTATTTTACTATTCCAGAAGTCAGAAATATCAGCATGCCGCTCTCAAACCGGATGATTGCCATCTTTTTACGGTGAGCACTACTATGTTTATAGCTCCTAGCAAAATTTCAATGCTCATATTTGACGATACACTATTAACCTATTCATAATGCATTATTAATCTATTCATAGTTTTCTTTATGTTCAGTGAGCTAAAGTGAGGAAAGGACTAGTCTACGGTGAGTAGAAGACAATAAAAATATTACTGTATTTGACTtcatagctttttttttttaactaaggGCAAGAGTTCTTTTGCGCACCACTAttttaaaatactaattaaataggcgcacaccactattaattaaaaaaaatccattttgacAATTTTTTGATGCATTACAATTTTATCAAATCTTTCTGTCCAACCTaagttttttaatctttctaaaatttattttttatcctttaccctttctttttcctttttttctcttttttctctcattGCACCGACACCCTAGTTACACCTACAGAGAACATGCATGCATTAGGCTACCACCCTATGCCACCACTAGCACAAAGTACCACCACTAGGCtatcatgttattaaactaattaaataatctaattacactgactaatcaaattcatggtaattactattatacaatctattTACTCtaactaaacaaataattactattacaaattcacgctaattactattatacaaattcacgcaAATTACGGTTAcactgactaagcaaataatcaaattcatataatcaaactaagcaaataattatacaaatgtaatttaacagattaaacaatctacctactctaattactattattcctgcaagtattaattaaatatataatttaagtaCATACTGTAACTCGTGCCACTACCCCTCCTCATCTTAGGttgattctcctctcctcgcgttgctgctgctactcctcacctcgcgctgcttctcctctccacgGCTGCGTTGCTgattctcctcttctctcctcccttACTCGTGCTGCTCATCTGCTCTCTGATCGCGCTGCGAATCCTTATAGCGAAACATAGCAACGCGCTCACATTTCATAGCAAAACATGACATCGCGTAGGTTCAAAAATCGCActactgctcctcctcatcttgGGTTGATTCTACTCACCtcgcgctgcttctcctctccacgGCTGCGTTGCTgattctcctcttctctcctcccttGCTCGCGCTGCTTGTCTGTTCTCTGGTCGCGTTGCGGATCCTTATAGCGAAACACAACAGCGTGCTCGCATTTTATAGCAAAACACGATAGCGCGTAGGTTCAAAAAACGAAAAAAGTGAAATGACACGACACGACGCGACCGGGCGCACCAAAAGCACTGACCTGACGTGACGTGAGCAGCcaacctgtattcggcacctgagatgccgaatacaTGCACTGTTCATCGTATTTGACACTGgttcaggtgccgaatacagggagTTTTTAACacatgaggtaccgaatacgatGAACTGTACCATATTCGATACCTCATGTGCTGAATACATAAGTTTTCGATGCCTCAGGTCCCGAAATTGATTTTTTGGTGTTTAAGGTACTGAATACAAGTGTTAAATTTACAAATACAacgatatattatttattttgataaatacgatgatatttattgtctatttttggattttttttccctagGACATTACTTATCTCCTAATGCTTAAATGTTGGATATGATGATCTATGCTTTGCTCGTGTTTTTCACTCCATGAAATGTAATTTTCCTATTATGGATTGTTCATCATTTCTATGTACAGGGTGCTTCAATGGATAGTTATGTAAACTTGTAGCGGTTAAAAATATAGTTGTCGAAAATATAGCCGTTACAAATAACAGTTAAAAATATAGTTGTTACAAGTATATAGTTAGTtacaaaatattattaaaatataaaaaagtaaaatataAAGGATAAAATATAGATAGTCTGTTAAAGTGCAAAGAGATATGAAAGGAAAATCTTTTTAAAAAGACACTCCATATGCAAATATAGATGGTGCAATTTAACTATTATCCTGAGATGCTCTAAGCAGAGAAACATTTGACATGAAGAAAAGAGGGATGTAATTAAAGACGTCTAAATGGGTCGTGTCTACTGGGCCGacccgaggcacggcactgtaggtaCGGCCTAGGCACGGCACAAGGTCacgggtcgtgcctgggccgagcgcgcggcacgacgggctgGCACGGTACGGCCTGGTCGAGTCAGGCCGTCACGGGCACGACCTAGCCCAGGCCGGCACGATCCGGCCCGGCACGTAAATGCCcggttattttctattatatatatatttaattttatagatatttttatctattttttatattttatctattttctatatattttttatattttctatatatattttcattttctatatattttttatctatttcggcccgcCGGGCCGACCGGGCCGTCGGGTCGAAATCGTTCCTGGACCGACCCGACCCGGCACGGTCACCGACGGGccatgccgtgggccgagggagagacacgcgggccggcacggcacgacccgttacAGTAGATGGATCGTTCAGACCGTACtgtagccgggccgtgccgagtcAGGCCCGTGCTGGGCCGGTTCGAATGGCCCATTTAGCCATGTTTAAATGCAATAGCCTCAAATCCAAACTCTGCTGAAGTGTGACGCACAGGGATGCAATAGCatcaaatccaagctctacacGAATGCCGATCGGTTTTGAGGGCTCCGTAGCCTTAGGTAGAAGCATTTGGTGAAGTAGCGACTTCCAAAACTAAACTATACTTTGGAAGGTTAATAAGCAATGGCATCTTAGCATTTGGATATCCTAGACCCTAGTTTCCCTCTTGAGAATGGTTTTTTTTGTTACATCAGTACTCGCAAGAAAACGGTACGAAGCTCACTTTGAAGCGACGGAAAGGAattctcaaaattaaaaaaatcttcaTGCCAAGTAAAAATAAGAGAGCACAGCATAGTTACGAAAAATTATCACCTGCGGGAACAAAGAAGGCACTAATAATCAAGCTATTCTCGACGGTTTAAATCATCAAAGCATAGAAatttgtgaagaaaaagaagaaaaggcagaTACTTATCTTCTCTTTCTTACCCACATGAATTAAGTAAGTGAAAATGATTGGCAACTGATAAGCACATAAATGTCATTGCCCTAACTCGAGAAACCTGTGGGCAGATAGCCAGGAAGCTTCCAGTATTGGCCATGAGTCCTTTTCTTACTGGACTTCTGCTCTGTGCTGGACGTGCAAGGTAAGGCAAACAAAGATTCCTTCTGGCAGTGCAGCATACCTTTCAGAGAAGTCCACTCTCATACACCCAGGCAAGGCAATAACTGGAATACATATGTGTCAAAGATGTTTTAAACAAGCGAACAGTTTCTACAAAGGTTGTTGGTGCCATTTTGGTAGGAAACGCATCTGTTTCTGCATACAACAACCTGGATTTAAATCTAAGTACTACCTGTAAAGATTAAACTAAGATGCATTATCCTGACTAGACTGGCATTTAGGTTAGACATAAACATATGATGTGATATAGGACCTTAATAGTCACAACTCCCAATCTTCTATGAGAATACAGGTTCCAAAAACCCAGAATTAACAGGTTTACAGAACAGATGTTTGATTAACTCACTCACACTTAACGATGGATAATAACTGAAATGGGACTCGAGATTTACAAGACCATAAGACAGCTGAATTTTGCATGAGAAATCGGTCAACAGGAACAAATAGATAGATATTTAGTTATTTACTAGTCGTCATCCGTCAAATTTTGTTGCACCAAAACAACACCTTGAAACTAATTTTAAGCAGTGCGGTATgtgattatatatttatatttacagAGATACCAAACTTCAGGGCTTGGGAAAAACAATAGACCAAGATACCATATTTGCATTTCTGCCAACAAGCTCATATCATAGCCACCTTCACAATCCTCATCTTTCTTGGCCATACCTCTTAAGTCAATCTTCAGAGTGACATGTCCAGTAGATCAACCCACTGCAAGATATGTCACCAACATTATATATGGCAGAAGGAGGGTGCGAGGAAGAGACCAATGATAAAGGGGTCAAATAAGGAAAGAGTAAATACCTCACTAACACAAAGACGCATTGTAGGACACCAGCAGTCCCAGTCCATGCAGACGGTCCTGTATCTGTAAGTGCGTCTTGAACCAAAAAACCAACTGACCCAGCCAATGAGACAAAAGACACCATATATGAAATAAAAAGCCAGAGTTTCACCCTGCAATTCAATACATTCCATTGTCATATGGCTCATATAGCAAAAAGAgtgaaagttaaaaaaaaaaaagcttagaAACATTTTGAGAGAACATCATGACTGGCCATAGTAGTTTATGAATGATAGTCTACCTTTTAAAGCCTAAACATGTAGAGAAACAAGCTCAACCTTTGATAATTTGTTCGTAGCAATAATATTAAGGTAATGTGCCATTTATTTCCTATACATTTTAGTTTATTTGGCACAAGGGTTGGAACTATCAGACAAAAGGTTGtatcaacctcctcttcttccttctgaTGAAACTGATTGCTGTTGGGATTTCATTTATATGTTAATTTCCCTCACCCCATTTCCATGGCTGTATGATTCATTCAGTGATAGGAAAATGGCGTCACTGGATAATTTTACCATGGTTCAATTGTTTCTAAGTGCGAGAGTGAATCTCAATTGACAGAACACAAGCTCTATACAATTGCTTCTGTTTATGACCATTTTAAGTACTTGTCGCTTCAAATTACAAACCAAATGAGACTAAGACCCTGCTCTTATCATAACAAGTAAAAGTCCAAAATCATTTTCTCTATCAATCAAGCCGGCAAACATTTAATTCTATAGCTCACCAAGTTCTAAGCTACAACAACCAAGCAACTTTGCTACACAGAAGATAAATACATATGCACAGGCCAGCATCAAGTAATGCCATCACAACTAGCACAATCAAGCATCAAATTTGCCGAATCAAACTGCTAAACCACTCAATGTATTTATCTTCTGTGTAAATTTATCATCAAATTTGCCGAATCAAACTGCTAAACCACTGCTAAACCATCAAATTAACAGCATCAGTTACAAATGAAATCACCGTAAAATTTCTAAGCTACAACAACCAAGCAACTTTGCTACACAGCAGGTAGGTACATATGCACAGGCCAGCAGCACGTAATGCCATCACAACTAGCACAATCAAGCATCAAATTTGCCAAATCAAACCGCTAAACCAGTAAATGGTTGAATTAATTGCATCAGTAATACAGATGAAATCACCGTAAAACCAAGAACCCGGTTGGGTTCGAGAATTTTTCCCTCACCTCCACTCGGAGTTGTCGTAGGGCGAGTAGTAACTGTCGCCGATGTCCTCCCGATTCACGCAGTTGAACATGAGCGCCGCGAACGAGGCGAAGAACCCTAATCAAGCCAGAACCCAGAGCCCATGAGCCGGTTAAAAACCCTAACTTTCGGGGCACACAGAGTGAAGGAGGCGAAACGACCAGGGCGAATCTTGCGGGGGGAGGACGCACGTACCGGGTAGGTAGTGGAGGAacgggacggcggcggcgctgcagACGACGGCGTCGACCCAGAACCACCACCCGGCTCCGAAGACGGCGCCGGCGATGCCAGGGCCCACGACCGGCCACGCTGCCAATAGGCTGTTGTTGTCCATCGCCGCAGCGGTGACCTTCTCCGACTCAGGTGCCGGGAAAGGGAGAGCGAAGAGATGGGATGGTTTTTTTCAGTCTAGTCCTTGCTAGTCTTTGTATTGTAATTTTGCTTCAGCTGATGACGCTTGACTGTAGTTTTTCTAGATTGCTCATTAGGGCCAGCGCTTTATAAGGTAAGATCATCCAACTATATTTTCTTTCGTTTCGTTACGTTTCTGATTCTATTTCTtgttactattatttttttcttatttttaataatttctcttcaaaagaaaaatagaaaattccGTTTTGAAGAGAACGATCTTGAAAATCTTTTCGTGACGAAAACCGTGAAAGAAAATTGTTAAAATATTGAAGAAAACGAAAATTCATTTGTGAAGAGATTCTGAGTCCTGACGGAAATCAATTGGAAATGGTCtaaggttttgttgaaaaatttCATGAGAAACAGTCTACTTTCTATAGAAACATGAGAAATTATTCATCCCAAATAGGATCCCCAACTCTACAAAACAGTTTGCTTCTGGAGAAAGCCTCCGACGTTTCGGGGCACATATTGTCTAGTAGATGAACTCGTGGGTGTCTGTTTCCTTAGCCACATAACTGGCTTGCACAGCTTTTAGCAGGGCAGACGTGGACCAAAATCAAACATACCCTACGTACCAAACTCTACGGGAATTGAAATGTATCATGTGAACTACTGCGGAATGTCACGGACTGTTCGGTTGCTATGGGCCAGGGGTAGCCACTCGGCTGGGAGCAAGAGACGTATCTGAGCCGTCGCCGTCCAGAGAACAGGCATCGAAGAACTGGCATCGACCAGaacagcttcttcttcctcaagacTCCCTCCTCGGCTCCGATCCCTTTCCCCATTCCCAGCACCTTCTCTTTCTACCCCAATCTAGATTGCTAGTTTCCCCATCTGTGCTTCTCTCTGTCTCTACTTGCACCATACTGTGAACCGGACTTGGTTGAGCAATATATTTCTCTGTGATTGGTGTGTTGATCAAGCGGGATCATGACACGGAATTTTAACGAAGTCACCATTTTGTTGGTTCGAAAGAAGTTCTGCATTCAAATAGGGCTCAAGAAGTATGGCCTGGTCACTGAACACAGAGTAAGGTGGTCCTGTTCTCACAATTCATAAAGCATGCCGAACaggtattttttttaaggtCTTTTCGCTTCTGAATTTTGAGTTGATTCGAAACCTGAACAGATCTCCCAAGCTaaatgaatgaagaagaaacttGCAAAATGTATTAGAAATCCTGCCTCTACCCACTTCCTCTGTGACAGGATAAACACAAGCGTAAGCAGATCACGGAGTGTTCTCTGTAGgaattcaagaaaaagaaaagatcggTTACAACTATTCTCAATACCCAGGATCAGTGACAGGAGTCCAGATTTGCACGACCAAACAGCAGCACaccactacatcactacttGCTAGCCGATTTCGATTGGGAACTCCCGTGATCCTTGGCGAGGCCTGACCTCTGGAGACCTTCTACAATCTCTGCCACCGCGCAATCGCCCCTCTCAAGGACGCCCTCCAGCGCCTTCACCTTCTCCAGCAGCTGTTCAGCATTCGTGTTCGCGCAGCTCACCAGCTTATCTGCAGTCTTCAACGCCGCGCACAGCTAGAGGTAGACGGAACCACAACGTTGTTAGTTTGCAGGGACAAGAGAGGGTACAATTGCTCGGCGCATGGAAGGAAAACAAGAAAGCAAGAACCACACCTTCAGCATCAGCGATGGCCATGAAGGGTCATTCTCTTCTAGTGCCTTCATCAAACTGTTGTAGTGTTCCTGATTTCATCATCAAATTTAATGGCGTTTGTGAGTTGAGAGAGATCCAAGTCCAGTGAATCAGCCAACAACTACGGTACATTGCAACACCACACCGGTGAACGGAAGAGGCTTTTATGACTTGTGAGGAGACATTTTCATTTGTATTAAGCATTTGCTACTTAATCTGGGGATTGAGCAAAATGCAAATACGAGGAAATGCAAGCACTCGTGCCCAACGAAATTGCAGAAACGCAACTAAAATCTTCTCTGATAGACATGGTTGTCGAAGTAGCCAAGCACGAGAAATAAATTCTAAGTGAAAGTTAAACTACAGCCAGCCAGCTTAATCAAGCCTTGCATCtatctcagttttttt
Coding sequences:
- the LOC133919126 gene encoding uncharacterized protein LOC133919126 — its product is MDNNSLLAAWPVVGPGIAGAVFGAGWWFWVDAVVCSAAAVPFLHYLPGFFASFAALMFNCVNREDIGDSYYSPYDNSEWRVKLWLFISYMVSFVSLAGSVGFLVQDALTDTGPSAWTGTAGVLQCVFVLVSGLIYWTCHSED
- the LOC133919127 gene encoding uncharacterized protein LOC133919127, translating into MRGVGGPLLTIGDLLSDLAVDGGDDPLAGGGEASLPSSPLAAQQAEEADPSDLSRLFEEHYNSLMKALEENDPSWPSLMLKLCAALKTADKLVSCANTNAEQLLEKVKALEGVLERGDCAVAEIVEGLQRSGLAKDHGSSQSKSASK